The Ipomoea triloba cultivar NCNSP0323 chromosome 4, ASM357664v1 DNA segment TGCAGCTAAAACTACAGCTTAGTTGTACCTTTGCCTTCCAACAAGAATCCAAGAGTAGATATGTTGTAAAAGCTAAGAGATTTTTTATTGTGTTGATAGTATCTTATATAATTGATTGAAGGAATATTAGGGTGAGATTGTCGTTCTCAAAGGATTGGCGATAGATGCAAAGCTTATGTCTCTCACAAGCACTAAATCTTCTTATGAAAATCTAACCCTAAACAAACATTGGATGATGCAAGTAACAAATCAAATAACAATTAAGAATAGGAAATGCGGAAGGGAGTAGGAACTTGGATTAGGTCAAAGCAACATAACCGAATCGGAAATAAGAGAAAGAGCCAATTGGCTTGATGACGGATGCCATTTAACTGGAAGGAGACCTTTTCAAGGTTtccattctttttcttctttttgttttttgaaaaaaggtTTCCACAATCTTAGAACACGTACTTAAAAGGACATTATTCTCATGACTCATGAGTATCTAAGAGGCATTTCATAAAACACGTTGGTCTTGGCATCTCATACTTCCCTTTTTCCAAAGGTGAAGCAAAGTTAATTAACCCCTCGAGTCTAGATTAGGTAATCACTTAGCTTCCTAATCGAAAcacaatcatattaattaacaTCATCAAAGTCAAGTCTCATATTTGATCTCCTACTCAACCAATATAATTCAAGGTCACATCTCCATGAACCTAATAATCTACGTCGCTTTCTCCCTCATAAGAGAATTATATTACTCATACATGATTATGCTAGAAATGACAATAGATTCAAGATCAAAAGAGTAATCCATAACAATCACAAAGTAAGAAATCAAAATAGCAAGACAATAATCAAAAGTGcaacaaaatgaaattgaaattgactTATCTATTAGTAGATGAAATTGCAAATCAAAGTTTTCAATACTTACTTCCAAAGTGAAAATGAACTTGAATCTAACTAGAACTTGtattggaattggaattggaattgaaattgaaaattgaaaattgaattcTAGGGTTCTAAGGACTAGAAAAATTGAATATAGAAGTTAAATTCTCCCAAACAAAAGTAACTAACACAAGTGTAAAAGTCCCCAAAGGCTAAAAGTCCAAAAGTCcctaaataaaatttgatttctCCTGTTTATATTTTTGGAGCTGCGTCCTCGTGATGGCTTTGATTAACTCGCAGAAGCATGTGTGTCACGAACCGCTTTGCGTTGCGATGACCAACGTGACAGCAGAACACCTATCCTTTGCAGAAGTTTGTCTCGCGAATCATCATCACGTTGTGACGAAGTTACTTGTGATAGCAGAAGATACCTTGCAAATGTTTCCCTTACGAGCACTATCGTGTGTATGACGACGTCGTTTGGCTTTCATCCTATTTTTAGGCTTTTGCTTTCAAGATCTATGTAGAGGCTTTGAATATCTTATGAAAAATGAGGTATAGAAAAATTAGTTaccatcttttcttttttacttttctatttatatacaaactttagtaatgaaatattttcaaaaaaaaaattccgttaactttattatttttaacttactcattacaaaatattttctaacattttaataataaaaacaacaacaacgatGGGTATTTTGTCTTTGTATTATTATCATACTCCACAAGAACCTTcaaaaacaaattcatttttcttttcatttctttttgttcttcaaATGAGATAAGATGGCATATAAATAATGTTGCGCAGCTCACAGGACTAACTCAGGGGTgattggttcgcacatgagaatcagaatcggtatgagtatcaaatacttggtaatgttaatgggttttggtgaaaatattttgcatgtttggtagtagggtggaatgggaatgattattaatagttgggaaaaaagaagggaaatgaaacccttattggtatgattttttcaattaatggagtatttcaaacccatagtagtattttaaaaacctatcaaacaaacaataacaatcactttgatactcataccttatgcctaaacccaccaaccaaacatacCCTCAGTTGGTTCAACCGATCACCCTAAAGCGTTATTTCAGCCCTAGTAGTGTGAGAATTTGAATCCAAACTGAGAACCTAACGGAACGACTCGCGATTtaccttaataataataataataagggtgtgtttggttgacaggatTAACTATTAGGAATggatatcaaagtcattgttattgtttggttgacaagtttttagaacactattatgagttttgattgcccattaattgcaaaacccattccctaataaaataagggtttcatttcccccCCTCCTCCTCTTCccaaactattaataatcattcccactccaccctactaccaaacatgcaaaatactttcaccaaaatccattaccattaccaagtatttgatactcattccgattccgattctcatgtgcgaaccaaagaCACCCTAATAATGTTGGTTCAATCATAGATGATGGAGGCGGGCAGGCATGAGGCAAGTAGGAATCTGATAATGGAAGCGCAGCAATCCCCTCAAAGGCGTCCTTTCTACTGCGTACTGCGTAGCGTACATGCAAAATCGACAACTCTTTCTCCTCACCGCACGCTTATTACCATTCACACATTCATTCTCATCTTCAACAATCCCCAcaaatgtttaatattttattttttcattcaaaaataaaaaaagtaaacaaaagtgattcttttcttcaattttttttttaaattttatgaagattaaaataataaaatcgtAATAATTCAGTTAGCTTTATAGTGGATCAAaaacatagatatatataatctatatttCAAACCTAATATGAATAGCATGTCTCTTCTATGATGATGTCTTCTTCATATACATATTATGATGATAACAACCATATGTTGtttgatatataaataaaatattataatataatatatagattaAACTATTGTGTTTTAGCTTCAATACTAGTTGGCAAAAGCTTTAAGGCAGTCGAGATCCTTACTTAAAATTGCAATCGATGGTTTGCTGTTTGTGggttgtattatattatagtctAATAATAAAtggtgtatattttattatggtctTGTGCtagttaaaaatataaaaattaaagggTGGGGTCGAATAGACTTTTATCtgttttaaaaattgcatagagTGTGCACATTGAAAGTATGTTACTGGTCTTGTTTAGGTGAAATTAACACAACGAGATTGGCTAAAACGTTTGAAGTCATTTGAAGTTGCCTAGATTGTTTTCGAATATAAATGGTAGGATGTGAAAGTAGTAATTAAGAGTGTAGAGAGAGTTATAATAGTGGTTTAATGGGTAGTATAATCCCTATAATTCACTAGTTTCAATTCCTTATTACTAAGGAAAAAAATCTATTAATGTATATTAATACacctaattaatatatatatatatatatacaagtgagATCATCAGCCACTTCACGAAAATCTTTTACAACGATCATTACTTAATTTTTCACAAAGATCGTCCTACAAAATCCCCTTGTTACTTCACATCGTCTTACAAGGATATTCTATAAAGTTACATTGTTAACACAATGCGGTCTTTCTTCAATTCATAAGAATTAGTGCAGTCTCCTCACAATACTTAGTTAATTACCAAATGTTGTTCCAAGAGTAGTATGTTTAACTTCTCGAGTCGAAGTTGTCTCACTTCAAGGAATAGTTGAAGGTTGATATGTTAAATACTTAGAATTTAGATGATTATGTTTAGTTTAGAGAGAGTGCTTAATTGATAATGCTTAGCTTGAAAGTTTTGGTTGTTAAAATGCGTTTAGTAGTTCGTCTTATATTTGTTGAAGGAATTTTCTATTTATTGCTTACAGGAGATGAATTTATCCATTTTTAATTCCGATTCATTTAAATCCTAATTCACTTTAATTCAACCTAAACCGAAAGTGAACCGCACTCAAAATTATTCCTCAAACATTAAGCTACAAGATCTAGGACCACAAGTCACTAAGTTAGAATTGTTGTAATGGTCAAACCAAGTTGTCTCTAAGAAGGCAGAGCACCCCTTTTTATAGAACACCTCAACCCCACAACGTCATCCACATATACAATTCCAAACGTGCCTCCTCTCCACCAACCACGTATGTGCCACGCCCAGCTTGCGCCAACCTCCAAGTATGCGCAACATGCGCCAACTTTGCCGGAGGAACACCAAAGCCACGATGGGGCATGCTCCACCCACGCCAACCACACCGCAGTAGGCGGAGGCCAATGGACCCCAACGCCAGCCCCTTGCCACCCGACTGTGGGCGTCCATGGTCATGCTACAGAGACGACCCGACAAGCCACACTGCCGGGGTCCAATCCACAGCTGTGTGTaccatattattaaataatgcacattcaatataaaaataatgtacattcagtataaaagtaacgtacattatattcaggggatgtgcattatttttgtaatgaatgtacattatttttatagtataaaaaataatgtacattcattacaaaaataatgtatatttagtacattaaaaatgtacatttaattatggtccacatagctgtgccCCGGGCTAACCCGCCTGATTCCTCAATCCATCTTGCTCATCATAAGGCCACTTGACCAAACTGGGCCCAACAGACAGCCCGCGGCCCATGTCCCCATGAAGATTGAAGAAGACGATGAGTGAGTTGCTTGTGCATGTTGCAAAACAAATTGAAGAAGCAAGCACTGAGGAGACTGCAAATTATGTAATAGAATATACGAAACTAAACAATTCATCTGCACATCACAAAAAATAGTACATTTCTGTAAATAGGTTGCAAGTATAATGCAGTTTAAATACAAAACAAGGAATAAGAAGCCTATAACAGAAAGATATTCAAGCTTCCTTCTGCTAACTCTGTTTATGTGCTGTGGCATTAGGCTTACAAAACCTGCAAGAAATGCAGCTTAACAGCTGACCTGACATTTTTCAAGATTAAGTTGTGATTCAAATTCTCTACTTTCAATTTGGAGAATCTACTTCAGAAAAAAAAGTCAGGGAAAGAcgaaaaataatgcaatttgaAAGGGTATAGAAACTGATAAACCATCTAATCAGTGGGTTTATCATGTGGCGGCCGTGTCCCGCTAGTGGCACCACCAGATGAGCTTCCAGGCTCTTGAGATTCAACGAGCTTGCGGAGCTGCTCTTGAAGACCTCGGACTCTATCTTCAGTTTTGCGGAGCTTCCTCCATCTGTAGGCAAACCAGAGGCCAAATCCTCCGTACACAACGATATACGAACCCCACACATAAGGGTAAGTTTCTGCATTCTCTTTGATCTTGCCATACTGTTCTTGGATCCTTCCCACCCAGCTACTACTAGATGAGCCTGTCCCTTGCATCTCTACATGTATTGCTTGTTGATCATCTTCTCCTTTTTGCTGAGTAGCCATAATTTATAACAGGTCCTGCTACTAATGCGTCGAGTTCAATTCTAAGTTGCTTGGCTATACCAGGAAATAAGCAAATTCGATACTGGGGCCAACTGCCAGCAAAAAGATATATTTCATTAGTACTAACTACTATAAGGTATAAAATGAGCAACAGTTACTATGTACAAATATGGAGTACTAGtttcaaagaagtaaaaaattaaagaattcaaTTTATCTAACTTGAAAATATACTTCAATAAACCAGTAAAATGCATTTGTTATCACTCCGTATAAATGCTAAAGTTCACTATGGTTCATATACCCATGGAAGTAATAATATATTGCATGCCTCCACGTCAAAGATACTATTCTAAATATGAGATAGCAATGGTAGAGTTATCTATTCCATATGGCATTAAGAAGATAACCAATTCCTTACTGGCTTACTCTATGTTCTCAAACTGGCAAAACAATTTTGGCTGCCAAACTAACAACTAATACTGTTTAGAATATCTAATTCAATATGGCTGGATGCTCCAAAGAAGAGATGCAATAGAACAGACTCCCTCCCTACATTATGGGATGAAATAAAGGCATGGATTAGGAAGGATTATACGTGATAGCAGACAATCTGCACATTGAACCGCATAAACCATGTCTCCTCTTAGAAAGCAAAATAGGAATTTAACTTGCCAGTTGCCACTAGAATGAACTACTCCAATCTTTTTCAtacatatcatttttttaatgaatttctGTCACCACAACCCCTAACATTTGCTGTCAAGCTAAATGGTATGTATGTGTATTAAAAAAGAATGCACAAGAACTTATCTACTTTTCGGAGTAAAGGAGATTGTTTACAAGGTGATAATAGCCTTCTTCAAGAAGCTTCAGATCAGCCATAAAGCAAACCAACAACATATTATTCCATTCAATACTGAGACCTATATTGTAGACCCAATTAGTTATAACCACCTAAGTCAATTGAAACATGATAAAGAACATTTAGCTCGGTAATCCTCTGGGTAATAGGAGTGCCACTCTGTTCTAAATATAAAATCTAAACAGATACTCTCATATCCTGTTCTTAAGTTAAAATAACTAAATGCATTAGTGTATGAAGTATGAACATAACACCATGATTTTCTAAAGTATCAAAGTAATTTAAACAAAGTATAATGAAATACCCACACTTCATCACTAAAGCAAATGctcaaaaaagtaaaaaattaccACTAAAATGGAAGCAGAAGCACATGATTTAGGTAAAGTGTATCAAACCAGGAGCATACCACATGCATTCCAGGATTTATTCATAAACTTAATGCCTAACTTCTGGAGTGCGCATAGCTCGAATTTGAAATGCACACACCAATTACCAGGAATACTCAAATGGACCTAAAAATACTTGCAATATGAAAATAAACTCAAAAACTCCAGGGTTTTTTCTGCTTATTCAGTAACTCAGTAGAAAACTTAGATTCCAAATCTTCATAAACAATTTCAAATGGAACTAATTATAGACTTGACCTAtcaaataacaaaatatgaaatcaaTTCCAGAAATTGAGACACTGAACAATCATTTCCACCAATGGAGGGATAAAATCAAAAACTTATGTATGAGCAAGACTCAGTCGGTCAGAACAGGCTGGCAGGGTGGTGGATCAGTCCGTAACCTGCCATTTGTTATGGCATGCCAGGAAATCTCCAACCCAACCCGCCTAAagttacaaaaaataataatgtaataaaataccaaaataaaaaaggcaataattaGTCTAGATAGCTCTAAAGAAACTTAATACAAAGTTCAGATAAACAATCACATTCAGTCCATGTAATGATGTGAGAACATTTGATTGGCATTATTATTTGTTGAGTAAccacataaaaattaaaagttcaaTGGTCAGAAATTGCATTTCTCTTCTGCACGTTCAAAAGAGAGCTAGCTACCCATTCCAACAGCCCTAGGctagtataattttaaaaacaaacaaaagcaaTATCAGTAAACAGCTAGCATTATCTATGTCATGCAAGATGAGCTATGGAGAATGGACAGTGGACAGAGAACAACGGGAGCTCATAATACACTACCAAAATTCAgatttaatatagatacatcGCATATCTCATTTTGATTTGGTCACAAAATtcatacggagtatatataactatataccAAAATCTGAGACAATGAGATTTCATAATTGGAAGTGTGCTTACGGAGGTCGGAGGCTGCCGGTAGATGGCGAAGTTGGAGGTCGGCGATGGACGGCAAGGCTGACGGAGTATTCAATTTGAGATTTCAGATCTTCAGAAGAAGGTTTGTTAATTGCTTGTGAGTATCGCTGGCGGCTGGCGGCGTCGGCCGACGCTCTTCTGCGGCACTGCTTTGCCTGCTTGCGACTAGGATTTAGGACTTTAGAAAAGAAACTAGGAATTTAGAAAAAGGAATAAGGTCAAAATTGGGCGTAACCTAAAAATGCAATTATGTTattgaacgaaaaaaatgtataattgaaTCACTGAACacttatgtatgtatgtatgtaatttTACCTATAGCAGGTCATCATCTATTTCTTCgggttataattaaattaaattaaattaaataattattttaatgatatttcaataaaaaaaaactaaaaaaataaataaataagtaaaatcgCCGACCACCCCTCCTTCGTCGACTTGTCTTCGTCTCCAAGGGGTTCTTCGTCTCCAACCAGAGACGAAGAGACTCTGGTTGAAGAAACGAAGAGATCTCTCTTCGTCTCCAACCGAAGACGAAGACActctatgattttttttaatgtttttattaaaaattaatataataatttttaaacaaaatttaatttaattataacttgAAGAAAttgatggtaacctgctatcatgcgaaattgcatgcatttggggTGTTCAGTGACCtagttgcatttttttttgtttagtgacCCGATTGCACTTTCAAGTTATGTACAGTGACTATCCAATTATTTGGAAGATAGCAATTAAgttattaaactaaaaaaaataaagttaggATTTTAGAAAGAGTATATAAGTCATATGTATAAGGACTCTAGGATCCTTCAAGAATCAAAATTGGAAAAGTCATTTTTAATTGGAAGTTGTCTAATCCTAGATGAGTTATGATTCTTACTTAGaatcaaaattagaaaaatcattCCTAATTGGAAGTTGTCCAATTCTAAATGAATTAAGATTCCTAATTCTAAACAAAGAGGTTGAACAAGGTACTTATAAAAGGGATTCTCATATGTTTGAAGAACACCAatcttttattgttttattttgcaCTTCTTCATAATTCTCAGCAGAGTAGACGAAATTGATGATGTCTTCTACCAAGATGATCATACTGAGGAGTTCTGACGGAGAGATATTCAAGGTGGAAGAGGCGGTGGCTATTGAGATGCAAATGATCAAGTACATGATTGACGATGAATGCGCAAACACTACCATTCCTATTGCCAACGTGACTGGCAAGATCTTGAATAAGGTTATAGAGTATTGCAAATTGCATGCCGAAACTGCAAAGACTAGCCAGGATGATCTTAAGGACTTTGATGCTAATTTCATCAAAGTTGACCATCAAACACTATCGGATCTCATAATAGCTGCTAATTTCCTTAATGTTAAGAGCTTACTTGATCTTACCTGCCAAGCTGTTGCAAATCTGATCGAGAAGATGACAGTGGAGGAGGTTCGCAAATTTTTTAACATTCAAAATGACTTCACAcctgaggaagaagaagaaatccgTAAGGCGAATGCTTGGGCATTTgaataaaattcatatatattttttagatgCTAGTAGGactttcataataataaataaatttattttgtttgatatAATTGCACTGCATTGTTGTGTTATCTTCTTATtgaattcaatttattttatatttttatgtaattCATTTATtgctttcaaaaataaaaagaatttttctaaaagaaaaaaattattaatcgttaaaaaattacatataagaatgaattgaaaatttaaagtttaaggattattattaatttttctatcattataattttattatttcccctgtcccattttacctgtcatatttactattcattagttaaACCTActatttcttcattgcttatattctttagtaatttttttttatttttaaatttaattttttgcgtttagtagtacttttaatgtagtttctaaatatataaattttatataataatgctaaacttaatattatgaaaaattggattaaaaataacttcaattaaatctcgttaaacgaattagacaaccaaaatgggacggaggtagtataatTTTGctatcaatttaattttttaattttatgtttattctaATTTGAATGGATTTATATAAAAAACTTAATAACATAATTGACCTTTTAGAAAAGGTCAGTGtttatttaaccatttttcaatataatattaatatattagttataagtGATACCAAATTGATTACCTACTAAGATAGGGTGGGTTAGCATTATATTagtcttgtttggtaaaatggttgTTAACTGACAGCTGTTAGGTTGTTAGCTTATTgggataacattagctgattgtaaaatagtgtttggtaaattagctgttagcagatagttgtttgatataatttcttttcttaaaaagttaattgaaacaactaataatgatcaaataaaccaaaattggttaattttagcattttagagttacaaaaaattgattaaccaaacacttatattaattttttaactcaGTCAAACAACttataatgatcaaataagccaaaattggttgataggctaacaattttactaaacagagccaatattatcttttattttgtaatataatattaatctgttagtgtactattaaaaaataataaaataaaatttgagttgGCATAACACATCAGAACTCAGAAGTATAAGATAATCGGTAGGATGAATTTGATAATGTAAATAATTAGAACAAAATAAGAATTACCAAATATCTTATGATCAAGTggcatgaagtgactctcccaaCCGGGAGGtcagttcgagcctcagtggagtcaatatttACTCGTTTGGCTTCAGACAATTGCCAGGGTCAAGGATCCAAACTTGTTATAATACATGTACAATtgcacaaaattaaaatacaggaactaaattacacaaaaacatataaaacaagaaccTCAAAGGTACTTTATCCACTCAAAACCCAAACAAGATTGAAATgttaaacaaaacaaacactACTACACCTCTAAAACTCTGGTGTAATATGATTCCACAAGCAAACAAAGAAAACCTGGAGTCTAAAACCAAATCTAGAGTTCACAAGCTGTGAAAGCAAGAACTTGTGCTTAGTAATGTTTTAATACATCAGAAAATTAAGCTGGAGTTCTGTTCATACAAATGTTTTGCCATTTCTATAGTTTCAATGAGCTCTTTTGACTCTCTCCAAGGGTTCAATAAGAACACAAAAATGAAGTTCTTTTACGACCTCTTGACCAAGATTTGCAAAATAATCATCACATTACTTACCCTTGTGGTGTATATTGTTGATGGGTATGAACTATCCCTCTCTCACATAAGTTCCTCCAATCTAGGAGGCGTGTCTTCCTTATGTTCTCGCCCTCCTAACTTGTCTTGAGACAGGACACAACTAGTGCTGAATTCATCTGTCGGGATTTCGCTAAAAGTAGCACTTCACTTGCATGTATAGTTAATCAAAATCCGTCCAATCTTCCATATAACAGTACATCTTTCTATTCGCCTCTCATTATTTGCATTGAAGTTGGCCCGCATAAAAtgcttttctcaaaaaatttcgCACGGGAATGAGGATCCTTGTATCTCAGAGAGATTTTCAGAAACACACGGAGCAGCAGAAGAATCAGGGCAGTGATAAAACCAGATAGAAAAACATTTTGTTCCAAGCTCACCCCTTGCATATTCATGTTGTGGGATCTGAGGAAAGAAGTGATGGCATTTGCATCCACCGATTTGCACCGACATATGTTGTCATTTAGTTTGTCCAACTCATGAGTATGTGGAAGTAAAATGCCTTGTCAACCAAGCCACCGGTCCATTCCAAGAAATACTAGGCACATATATCAAGAAATCAGTGCATTCTTTTGGCTATTACAccattagacaattattattccATCTAAGTTTGGTTCAATGATATATATTCCGCCACAGTATCATATGTCTCGAGGGAGAGAGGGCTCTCAGCAAAACATCTGCAAACACATTGAATCAACCATTCAAACATTATTGCCAGTAACAATGAAGCAAGCATGGAATTCATTTAAACACTATGGTGTGTTTACCTAAGCTCATGCCAAAACATTTCtgatttttcatgcaagaaagGCCGCAGAGGAGCAAGAAAGTCATTCCTTGCACCTGGTTCTCCAGAACTAGCTTGGTGGCTTCTTTCATTTCCCGAGACAAAAAGTGAGGTGACAACATGGACAATAACAGATGGATTGGGGTCATCAAGAATAGCCTCCAACTCCCTTTTTATCCAAGGTTCTATTCTTTGCACTACCATTGCTTTGGCACTGTTGTTGTGTTCCATTTGCTGGAagttaattattgaaaatattattccCTAAGGATTAAAGAATGTAAAGCAAATACCTCTAGCTAAGACAAGACAATAGTAGTTAATCTGATAATTACAATAATTCTCCAATGCATAATGAATTTTATGTGAGATGTaccgacaaaaaaaaaatgatataccTCTATAAGACGATTTTTGGATGAGAAAGGAACAgcctgcaatttcctttcataTATGCTGCAAGAAGCATATGAACAATGTCATATACacagaaaatatcattttaattttaataaatatgattatAGTGATGAAAAGGATTAATATGAATTAGCAACCTGGCCCGCCATTGCAGTGTTCTCTCCCTAATGACACCAGGGTTTGCAGCTTCCAATTGGCCAAATGACCTCCTCCTCGGGATTACCCCCGTTCTCGAGTATTGGGTAGTTAGTTCTGCCCTTGTTCTTCTAATTAACCTGATTAACAATTTCCCCCTCCATGTTAACAATTTCACTCTCCTACAGCCATCTACCTCCATCACATATATACGATATTCACATCTTATAATTTGAATAAATGCAGtgttttatttgaaaattgaaatatcttaagtacaaacacaaaaacattatgtgtgtgtgtttcttTATTTAACATGTATATCAGCAAATAAAACACTTTAAATTCATATAGACGATATATAGTAGCATAATACTATGGGAAAAAGAAGTTCAGAAATGATTTCACAAAATAGAAAaatctcaattaaaaaaaaaacaaatctaggTCAAATACCTCAGTTCTTCCAAATGGCTTCTTCGCCGCGCTGGAAAACCTACTGTGTGAGGTCTATCATCCACTGGACTTTTAAATTTCTCCTTCTCAAGGGTTTGAGAAGAGAGATCAATTATGAAAAGCCAAGAGCCAAATTCCGCTTTGCAAAGTGGACAAGTACGCTTGTAATCACTCCACTTGTGGATGCAGTCAGCACAGAAGGCATGTTTGCACAATGGAAGCAGTGCAGCTCGGCTTGGCTTGATTTCACAAAGACATATTGGACAAGGATTTTGAGTTATGGCATCAGCGATTTGAGCCAAATCTGAGTGTCTTATGGACTTACACTTGTACACTCGGCATTGAGTACTTCTTTCTCGTGAAGGAGCCATGAACTGAAGAATAGGTTGGTAGAAGGTGCTGGGCTTAGCAACTACTTAAGCTGGTTACTGTGATATTGTTCTCTAATCCACTGAAAGGCAATTTGAGTTGACATTAGAATATATCTCAAAGTGCCAAATTTGGTAACTTAGAAATTTTTACAATAGAtcatcaaaatttttatatgtaTTAGCTTCAGCTTTTACTAGATTACAGCAAATGTCATTGCTTTGCATACTTCTTTACATTCATGATTTGGCATTCCAATAGATTCTcaaattttttctaaaaagttCTAACatggtgacaaaaaaaaaaggatttggCAGTATAACTCACTGACTACATGTCTAGATTACAGCAAAGCTTGACCTTTACTATGCTACATACAtcaacaatcaattatccaatttaaAGATACATGATTTTGATATAGGGCTGCCATGGTAGCTCACTCTGTTTTCTCCCTAAAACCCAACATTGTCAACTCAAATACAGCATAATCACATATGTAAAAATGCACAAAATCACAGTTATAATATATACGGTATTATATTGCTTAGGGAAAAAATGTTTTGTGTACAGCTAACCAATTGGAATGTGATCAAACATTATGCTCCATAAACCTCAGTCAATAGTCAATACAAAA contains these protein-coding regions:
- the LOC116017025 gene encoding uncharacterized protein LOC116017025, translated to MATQQKGEDDQQAIHVEMQGTGSSSSSWVGRIQEQYGKIKENAETYPYVWGSYIVVYGGFGLWFAYRWRKLRKTEDRVRGLQEQLRKLVESQEPGSSSGGATSGTRPPHDKPTD
- the LOC116017539 gene encoding SKP1-like protein 1A, which produces MMSSTKMIILRSSDGEIFKVEEAVAIEMQMIKYMIDDECANTTIPIANVTGKILNKVIEYCKLHAETAKTSQDDLKDFDANFIKVDHQTLSDLIIAANFLNVKSLLDLTCQAVANLIEKMTVEEVRKFFNIQNDFTPEEEEEIRKANAWAFE
- the LOC116015160 gene encoding E3 ubiquitin-protein ligase Topors — translated: MAPSRERSTQCRVYKCKSIRHSDLAQIADAITQNPCPICLCEIKPSRAALLPLCKHAFCADCIHKWSDYKRTCPLCKAEFGSWLFIIDLSSQTLEKEKFKSPVDDRPHTVGFPARRRSHLEELRLIRRTRAELTTQYSRTGVIPRRRSFGQLEAANPGVIRERTLQWRASIYERKLQAVPFSSKNRLIEQMEHNNSAKAMVVQRIEPWIKRELEAILDDPNPSVIVHVVTSLFVSGNERSHQASSGEPGARNDFLAPLRPFLHEKSEMFWHELRCFAESPLSLETYDTVAEYISLNQT